The following are from one region of the Micromonas commoda chromosome 12, complete sequence genome:
- a CDS encoding predicted protein, protein MPLPAVVALGAQHFCLDQSDDQVKRIAKSLPWYGPKYSPHDVPSFYDVSGITEDPAVFQLVVDFFVERYRSQGEDGPTHIAGFDARGFLFGPPIALALKIPFVMIRKAGKLPGVLVTSGTYVTEYSTDETVMRLGSVRAGDRVVLVDDLIATGGTALAGFDLVDQLGARVHEFAAMVSLPFLDGVGKIHAYKEGKYKDVPCFTMVDDASIGPEMCSDPPEGTPRMVSAEQAGTMEADIVAKRAC, encoded by the coding sequence ATGCCtctccccgccgtcgtcgccctcggggcGCAGCACTTCTGCCTCGACCAGTCCGACGACCAGGTCAAGCGGATCGCCAAGTCCCTGCCGTGGTACGGCCCGAAGTACTCCCCGCACGACGTCCCGTCCTTCTACGACGTCTCCGGCATCACCGAGGACCCGGCGGTGTtccagctcgtcgtcgacttCTTCGTCGAGAGGTACAGGTCTCAGGGCGAAGACGGCCCGACGCACATCGCGGGCTTCGACGCCAGGGGGTTTCTCTTCGGCCCGCCCATCGCGTTGGCGCTCAAGATCCCTTTCGTGATGATCCGCAAGGCGGGTAAGTTACCGGGCGTGCTCGTCACCTCCGGGACGTACGTCACCGAGTACTCGACGGACGAGACGGTGATGCGCCTCGGTTccgttcgcgccggggacagggtggtgctcgtggacgacctcatcgccaccggcgggacggcgctggcggggtTCGACCTGGTGGACCAGCTCGGGGCGCGCGTTCACGagttcgcggcgatggtgtCGCTTCCcttcctcgacggcgtgggTAAGATCCACGCGTACAAGGAGGGCAAGTACAAGGACGTGCCGTGCTTCACgatggtggacgacgccagcATCGGGCCGGAGATGTGCAGCGATCCGCCGGAGGGGACTCCGAGGATGGTGTCCGCGGAGCAGGCGGGAACGATGGAGGCTGATATCGTCGCCAAGAGGGCGTGCTGA
- a CDS encoding hypothetical protein (CUP_A1; conserved uncharacterized protein cupA1): MEGELPPLARPLLTNRDETTVGFADDWTPSHVKVALNLTLNAEFVPASANVRDLSSLPGAPSGCRAAVARVVALDGLIDKTALGWIREHLGVDIEDERRHGGAKPRESLWERKTADDDLAEPTYGLRKESMDRLVRTMMHREGVEPTTRLDEFHARLQALYPDWIVCHMPADALRADEEASEKPDDSLDASAGGSAGFRCDAFVANAAVHGDEYRWHVDADPSSFPDSCAWTRTYGDYVNGEPGKPLFVSAVVYANSVWDEDAWGGETHFMDVGSGVGALVCPRPGRVVLMDQDVTHRVSPPTRAANGRARYSLVYKLVFFPRAKGGAAGPDASLWERGIARAEWGPPSPIGSAAKLAAIVNAAARARRTETGAVKRDREEE; the protein is encoded by the coding sequence ATGGAGGGCGagctgccgccgctcgcgcgaccgTTGCTGACGAATCGGGACGAGACGACGGTAGGCTTCGCGGATGACTGGACGCCATCGCACGTCAAGGTGGCGCTGAATCTCACCCTCAACGCCGAGTTCGTtcccgcctcggcgaacgTACGGGATCTCAGCTCGCTGCCCGGGGCGCCCAGTGGATGCCGAGCGGccgtggcgcgcgtcgtcgcgctcgacggcctGATTGACAAAACGGCGCTGGGCTGGATCAGAGAGCACTTAGGCGTGGATATCGAGGACGAACGTCGTCACGGCGGTGCCAAGCCGAGGGAATCCCTGTGGGAGCGCAaaaccgccgacgacgacctcgcggagcCAACCTACGGTCTGAGGAAAGAGTCGATGGATCGGCTGGTCCGGACGATGATGCatcgcgaaggcgtcgagccgacgacgcgcttgGACGAGTTTCACGCGCGGCTGCAAGCTCTGTACCCCGACTGGATCGTGTGCCACatgcccgccgacgcgctcaggGCGGACGAAGAGGCGTCTGAGAAACCCGACGATTCactcgacgcctccgccgggggGAGTGCGGGGTTTCGAtgcgacgcgttcgtggccaacgcggcggtccacggcgacgagtaCAGGTGGCACGTGGACGCCGACCCGAGCTCGTTTCCGGACtcgtgcgcgtggacgcggacgtaCGGCGACTACGTCAACGGCGAACCCGGCAAGCCCCTCTTCGTCAGCGCCGTCGTGTACGCCAACTCGGtttgggacgaggacgcctgGGGCGGGGAGACGCACTTCATGGACGTCGGCTCGGGGGTGGGCGCGTTAGTTTGtccgcggccggggcgggtgGTGTTGATGGACCAGGACGTGACGCACAGGGtctcgcccccgacgcgcgccgcgaacggtaGAGCCCGGTATTCCCTCGTGTACAAACTCGTGTTCTTCCCTCGCGCTAAGGGGGGAGCCGCCGGGCCGGACGCTTCGTTGTGGGAGCGGGGCATCGCGAGGGCCGAGTGggggccgccgtcgccgatcgggtccgcggcgaagctcgcggcgatcgtcaacgccgcggcgcgcgcgcgacgtacTGAAACCGGAGCGGTCAAGCGCGACAGGGAGGAGGAGTAG
- a CDS encoding iron-sulfur cluster (Contains Pfam domain Fe-S_biosyn This family includes HesB which may be involved in nitrogen fixation; the hesB gene is expressed only under nitrogen fixation conditions PUBMED:10217509), with the protein MRTRGLLAAARSLATATRRHAVERGSRTESWRPWVTAPPTDVHRVDSWNRAGIATSAGAREAAARAAAEAGVEDPDGKSDGITLTDACVRRLRELAAEDPAASILRVAVDGGGCSGYQYTFSLDTTPAPRDRVFDVGGARVVVDEISFEFVKGSTVDYVEEMIRSSFAIADNPNAEGGCGCGSSFVAK; encoded by the exons ATGAGGACCCGAGggttgctcgccgcggcgcgatcgctggccacggcgacgcggagacaCGCCGTCGAGCGTGGGTCGAG GACCGAGTCTTGGCGTCCGTGGGTGACGGCGCCCCCGACCGACGTGCACCGCGTCGATTCGTGGAACCGCGCGGGGatcgccacgagcgccggcgcgcgcgaggcggcggcgcgcgcggcggccgaggctggcgtcgAGGATCCGGACGGGAAGAGCGACGGCATCACCCTCAccgacgcgtgcgtgcgcaggcttcgcgagctcgccgccgaggaccccgccgcgtccatcctgcgcgtcgccgtggacggcggcgggtgcagCGGGTACCAGTACACCTTCTCGCTGGacacgacgccggcgccgagggacaGGGtgttcgacgtcggcggggcgagggTGGTGGTGGACGAGATCTCGTTCGAGTTTGTCAAGGGCTCCACGGTGGATTACGTGGAGGAGATGATCCGGTCGTcgttcgccatcgcggacaACCCCAACGCGGAGGGCGGATGCGGCTGCGGGTCATCCTTCGTGGCCAAGTAA